In Geminocystis sp. NIES-3709, a single genomic region encodes these proteins:
- a CDS encoding transposase codes for MINILALLTCLTLHIDNTSLKQLGCIIQGMFAMTGRVTMLGISRWTGKGGSYRTIQRFCHSPKNWPTLMWVFFHSHCFNRDESYAIAGDEVVTTKSGKHTYGVDWFFSSLTNAPVKGLSFFVLSLVGLEKRESYPLRIEQIIKPSVESNVNSTLPPMVGKRKRGRPKGSKNKDKSQYTLSSELFRIKGMLSALLSMIGDTIALKYLLLDGKFGHHNAAQMALQMGLHLVSKLRHDSALYLPSQGGNTKCKYGLKISPRKLSDTFLQFRSMQGDWNLQCYQLRVLHKEFSVPINVVIILKTHQKTREQGHVILFSTDLTLNAKKLVELYSLRFQIEFNFRDAKQFWGLEDFMNVSQIAVTNMVNLAFFMVNFSQKILQRFRRDCVNDFSLLDLKAFYRGFRYVDELIKLLPQKPEPILMSRIVNRLGNIGAIHPISFG; via the coding sequence GTGATAAATATTTTAGCATTATTAACTTGTCTCACACTGCACATAGACAACACAAGTTTGAAGCAACTAGGTTGCATAATTCAGGGAATGTTCGCTATGACGGGTAGAGTTACCATGTTAGGTATCTCAAGATGGACGGGAAAGGGAGGAAGTTACCGAACGATTCAACGGTTTTGTCATAGTCCAAAGAATTGGCCAACCCTAATGTGGGTATTTTTTCATAGCCATTGTTTTAACCGTGACGAAAGTTATGCTATCGCAGGAGATGAAGTCGTGACAACTAAATCAGGAAAACATACATACGGTGTTGATTGGTTCTTTTCGAGCTTAACAAACGCTCCTGTCAAAGGATTGTCATTTTTTGTTTTATCTTTAGTGGGACTAGAAAAAAGGGAATCTTATCCCTTACGAATAGAACAAATAATTAAACCGTCCGTTGAAAGTAATGTTAATTCAACTTTACCTCCAATGGTGGGGAAAAGAAAACGAGGTCGCCCAAAAGGCTCAAAAAACAAAGATAAAAGTCAATATACACTTTCAAGTGAGCTATTTCGTATTAAAGGTATGTTATCCGCATTACTATCTATGATTGGTGATACTATTGCTCTGAAATATTTACTCCTTGATGGCAAGTTTGGGCATCATAATGCGGCACAAATGGCATTGCAGATGGGACTACATTTAGTCAGTAAGTTACGTCATGATAGTGCTTTGTATTTACCTTCCCAAGGGGGAAATACTAAATGTAAGTATGGTCTAAAAATCAGTCCCCGTAAACTGTCGGACACGTTTCTACAGTTTCGTAGTATGCAAGGAGATTGGAATTTACAATGTTATCAATTACGGGTACTACATAAAGAGTTTTCTGTGCCTATTAATGTGGTCATTATTTTGAAAACTCATCAGAAAACCCGTGAACAAGGTCATGTAATTTTATTCTCTACAGACCTCACTCTCAACGCCAAAAAACTGGTAGAACTTTATTCATTAAGATTTCAAATTGAGTTCAATTTTCGGGATGCAAAACAATTTTGGGGTTTGGAAGATTTTATGAATGTGTCTCAAATTGCCGTTACAAATATGGTGAATTTGGCTTTTTTCATGGTTAATTTTTCCCAAAAAATATTGCAACGTTTTCGTCGTGATTGTGTGAATGATTTTAGTCTTTTAGATCTCAAAGCCTTTTACCGTGGCTTTAGATACGTTGATGAGTTGATAAAATTGCTTCCCCAAAAACCAGAACCAATTTTAATGTCTCGCATTGTGAATCGACTGGGAAACATTGGGGCAATCCATCCTATTTCTTTTGGGTAA
- a CDS encoding Tic20 family protein produces MNWRNTSDWKDKLFGALVYLFPLSSALTFGVFLFRQFPFFQILAIPLTPLIIINQIPFAGLILFFALYAGVVRNSNISHFIRFNTMQAILIDILLILVSLVVNIVLKGIGIELLTETIYNTVFFATLIACIYGIVQSVRGKYPEIPLISEAASGQVPW; encoded by the coding sequence ATGAATTGGCGTAATACCAGTGATTGGAAAGACAAACTTTTTGGGGCTTTAGTTTATCTATTTCCCCTTTCTTCTGCCTTAACATTTGGCGTTTTTCTGTTTAGACAATTTCCTTTTTTCCAAATATTAGCTATTCCCCTTACTCCTTTAATCATTATCAATCAAATTCCTTTCGCCGGTTTGATCTTATTTTTTGCACTATATGCTGGTGTTGTCAGAAATTCCAACATTAGTCACTTTATCCGTTTTAATACTATGCAGGCGATACTTATCGATATATTGTTGATTTTAGTTAGTTTAGTGGTGAATATTGTTTTGAAAGGGATTGGAATAGAGTTATTAACTGAAACTATTTACAACACTGTGTTTTTCGCAACTTTAATTGCCTGTATTTATGGGATAGTACAATCAGTAAGAGGTAAATATCCAGAAATTCCTCTTATATCTGAGGCTGCTTCTGGGCAAGTTCCTTGGTAA
- a CDS encoding fumarylacetoacetate hydrolase family protein: MAQRYVRVKTTTGQIYYGKLQLNRTVEVLDAPPWLNGKATDQVLEQSEYQLLAPCAPSKIVAVGKNYAAHAQEMGGEVPQEPLIFLKPPSAIIAHEQKIIYPKQSQRVDFEGELALIIGERTKNCTVEEAKNKIWGYTIANDVTARDLQKKDGQWTRAKGFDTFCPLGPWIVKELTSGAKLQTFVNEDEENPKQSTLLLSMVFCPEELVAYISQIMTLLPGDVILTGTPEGIAPLKVGDTVTIEIESIGKLTNQIDATP; encoded by the coding sequence ATGGCACAACGTTATGTGAGGGTAAAAACTACCACAGGTCAAATTTATTATGGTAAATTGCAATTAAATAGAACGGTGGAAGTCTTAGATGCTCCTCCTTGGCTTAATGGAAAAGCAACAGATCAAGTATTAGAACAATCGGAGTATCAATTATTAGCACCTTGTGCCCCTTCTAAAATTGTGGCGGTGGGAAAAAATTATGCGGCTCATGCTCAAGAAATGGGAGGAGAAGTACCCCAAGAGCCATTAATTTTTCTTAAGCCTCCTTCGGCAATAATTGCTCATGAGCAAAAAATCATTTATCCAAAACAGTCCCAAAGAGTCGATTTTGAAGGGGAGTTGGCTTTAATTATCGGTGAGCGTACTAAAAATTGTACTGTGGAAGAAGCAAAAAATAAAATTTGGGGTTACACGATCGCAAACGATGTAACAGCGAGAGATTTGCAGAAAAAAGACGGACAATGGACAAGAGCAAAAGGATTTGATACATTCTGTCCTTTAGGCCCTTGGATTGTTAAAGAATTAACCTCAGGTGCTAAATTACAGACATTTGTAAATGAGGATGAAGAGAATCCAAAACAATCAACTTTATTATTGAGTATGGTGTTTTGCCCAGAAGAATTAGTGGCTTACATCTCTCAAATTATGACTTTATTACCTGGGGATGTTATTTTAACCGGCACTCCTGAAGGTATTGCTCCTCTAAAAGTTGGGGATACCGTTACCATTGAGATTGAAAGTATTGGCAAATTAACTAATCAAATCGATGCTACCCCCTAA
- the rpsF gene encoding 30S ribosomal protein S6, producing the protein MINTYEMMFILRPDLSHDQVNKQLHKYRDLLKQNGAEKVSMDVWGKRRLAYQIKKFNDGIYILTHYTGDGSQVALIERDMRLSEEVIRYLTIKLNKGFEFEEKDIPELQSTPVITPVEQPQVSTPEIEESVAEISTDKVTDVEEMVAVEV; encoded by the coding sequence ATGATCAACACTTACGAAATGATGTTTATTTTGCGTCCTGATTTAAGTCACGACCAAGTAAACAAACAGTTACATAAATATCGTGATTTACTCAAACAAAATGGAGCAGAAAAAGTATCTATGGATGTTTGGGGTAAACGCCGTTTAGCATATCAAATTAAAAAATTTAATGATGGTATATACATTTTAACTCACTATACCGGTGACGGCTCTCAAGTCGCTCTCATTGAAAGAGATATGCGTTTAAGTGAAGAAGTAATTCGTTATCTTACGATCAAACTTAACAAGGGTTTTGAATTTGAAGAAAAAGATATTCCCGAATTACAATCAACTCCTGTCATTACTCCTGTAGAACAACCTCAGGTTTCTACTCCAGAGATAGAAGAATCTGTGGCAGAAATTTCTACGGATAAAGTAACCGATGTAGAAGAAATGGTGGCTGTTGAAGTCTAA
- a CDS encoding DUF1818 family protein has protein sequence MIKKGKGWRIGWRKDVPIYKGLIGAEDWAIELTSQEMQDFRSLLLQIHQSMLDISNHLMEEETIVCEVESELMWLGAQGYSHLYSVRIIIFQSRKCEGTWSENIIQDLIQATQSLEVF, from the coding sequence TTGATTAAAAAAGGTAAAGGATGGCGTATTGGTTGGAGAAAAGATGTTCCAATCTATAAGGGTTTGATTGGTGCGGAAGATTGGGCGATCGAACTTACTAGCCAAGAAATGCAAGATTTTCGCAGTCTTCTTTTACAAATTCATCAATCAATGCTTGATATAAGTAATCATCTCATGGAAGAAGAAACGATCGTCTGTGAGGTAGAAAGTGAATTAATGTGGTTAGGTGCACAAGGATATTCTCATCTTTATTCTGTGCGTATTATTATTTTTCAAAGTCGCAAGTGTGAAGGTACTTGGTCTGAAAATATAATTCAAGATTTGATCCAAGCTACCCAATCTTTAGAAGTTTTTTGA
- a CDS encoding tyrosine-type recombinase/integrase encodes MIPSKTYRPDNINVAIRNNNGVICLRYSYRCKQLDLSLGIAWNNKANHSIAQSIALQIHNDIFLYGNYDESKEKYRIKKSKITIQREEKERIPSLKEIWEYYKEFKKDNYDYNCPNNRFIDRTINNYSINHLDRYFNSISHYSNSYLRASLAMLSSAINIYCKHKKNKFDNPIPDILETLKTSKIKTPKSYTQDEITAILDAFKNDTYNNPNSSFKHSYYYHLIAFRFMTGCRPSEAIALTWNDIIEKNGKTWVRFNKRYIKTKIKIGTKNGVDIRLFPVNKQLKELIDSISKQNNNLIFPSVNGGYINSGNFSQDVFKIVIQGLIKDGFVKEYLPFYDQRHTLITHLVRSGKVDIKTISSLVGNSVPTLIKNYLAVDESLELPELF; translated from the coding sequence ATGATACCAAGTAAAACCTATAGACCCGATAATATCAACGTAGCAATTCGTAACAATAACGGAGTAATTTGTCTCAGATATAGTTATCGCTGTAAACAACTTGATTTAAGTTTAGGAATAGCATGGAATAATAAAGCTAACCACAGTATTGCACAATCGATCGCCTTACAGATTCATAATGATATTTTTCTTTATGGTAACTATGACGAGAGTAAAGAAAAGTATAGGATTAAAAAATCTAAAATTACTATTCAAAGAGAAGAAAAGGAGAGGATACCTAGTTTAAAAGAAATTTGGGAATATTACAAAGAGTTTAAAAAAGATAATTATGATTATAATTGTCCAAATAACCGATTTATTGATCGTACAATTAACAACTACTCTATTAATCATCTTGATCGGTATTTTAATTCAATTTCCCATTATTCTAATTCCTATCTTAGAGCTAGTTTAGCAATGTTATCAAGTGCAATAAATATTTATTGTAAACACAAAAAAAATAAGTTTGATAATCCTATACCTGATATTTTAGAAACTCTTAAAACATCAAAAATAAAGACTCCTAAGTCTTACACTCAAGATGAAATTACAGCGATTTTAGACGCTTTTAAAAATGATACTTACAATAACCCTAATTCATCGTTTAAACATAGTTATTACTATCATTTAATAGCATTCCGTTTTATGACGGGTTGCAGACCATCGGAAGCGATCGCTTTAACATGGAATGACATTATTGAGAAAAACGGTAAAACATGGGTAAGATTCAATAAAAGGTATATTAAAACTAAAATAAAAATCGGTACAAAAAACGGTGTTGATATTCGTTTATTTCCAGTTAATAAGCAACTTAAAGAATTAATTGATAGTATTTCAAAACAGAATAATAATTTAATTTTTCCTAGTGTTAACGGTGGTTATATTAACAGTGGCAATTTTAGTCAAGATGTATTTAAAATCGTAATTCAAGGATTAATTAAAGATGGATTTGTCAAAGAATACTTGCCATTTTATGATCAGCGACATACCCTTATTACTCATTTAGTACGATCGGGTAAAGTTGACATAAAAACAATATCATCACTTGTTGGTAATAGTGTACCAACATTAATTAAAAATTACTTAGCAGTAGATGAAAGTTTAGAATTACCAGAGTTGTTTTAA
- a CDS encoding AAA family ATPase, giving the protein MTENNRIEIAFCNDYALLAKKTIAQYESEDQAKAKGEPHKIIIDYSGNIKVDRVLDKNGEKNFYLKYQDDYGNWHNKGLLENEKISIYPYKSFLLSSECCNGKYILVHEGEKACEYGLSRGIISTAILGSASGNLEKNIRVFDTLVQTFKSSKAKGIIYIADNDKTGKDKAIKFRELCTKHGIECLIVPIENIYPKANKGDDFADYSKSLPLTDNETLKDNFESYINDNYNDLKMIDFTPKVKQCSTITSINCKDVAQLQEDTRKQSALSKLRKLNPKTIDPKFTDDYFIIPDILPKGNMIQIIALPKVGKSLLAYDLIGSLINEEEFLGYKINQKNKNVLLIQCDETQAESDPRIAVRLGRFDERVNIINDFNLDDENIKDFEIWVDETKPSLILIDSLKSINNGTYNENDSSIAEPLLKMKKIAMDNDATIILIHHATKNKENKATAKSRGSTAIPALCHSTWVLDNVNDINGSERVKLSITGRCSPKKFLLEFDDQFHSFNLINDDPEIQNTVIENDLPVSKTLEKLIPELIKSGINTKKDLLIKTQANIKTLERAIRTLITNGKIERLGGKQKPYYVIKTDQEWINNGSNNGSDNGSIMDHPIDPFRQKTDHVPESIENSLNKTDQMDQEMDQGVCEEKTDQDSVCEKEYYVCLNNFNDDTNKEKNQKDCNEAIMLIRDELSVNHCTKIKKVQLQFINTLLGTKYKSFNQLTDSDIDRMFDYLKLDYRIAS; this is encoded by the coding sequence ATGACAGAAAATAACCGCATTGAGATAGCTTTTTGCAATGATTACGCCTTATTGGCTAAAAAGACGATCGCTCAATATGAGAGTGAGGATCAAGCTAAGGCTAAAGGAGAACCTCATAAAATAATCATTGATTATTCTGGCAATATCAAAGTTGATCGAGTTTTAGATAAAAATGGGGAAAAGAACTTTTATCTAAAATATCAAGATGATTATGGTAATTGGCATAATAAAGGGTTATTAGAAAATGAAAAAATATCTATTTATCCATATAAATCATTTTTGCTTTCTAGTGAATGTTGTAACGGTAAATATATTTTAGTTCATGAAGGTGAAAAGGCTTGTGAATATGGATTGTCAAGAGGAATTATTAGCACTGCTATTTTAGGATCAGCTAGTGGTAATTTAGAGAAAAATATCAGAGTATTTGATACACTTGTACAAACATTCAAATCATCAAAAGCTAAAGGTATTATTTATATTGCTGATAATGATAAAACAGGAAAAGATAAGGCTATCAAATTTAGAGAATTATGTACTAAACATGGTATTGAATGCTTAATTGTACCTATTGAAAATATCTATCCTAAAGCTAATAAAGGTGATGATTTTGCTGATTATTCTAAATCACTACCATTAACAGATAATGAGACTTTAAAAGATAATTTTGAGTCTTATATTAATGATAATTATAATGACTTAAAAATGATTGATTTTACTCCTAAAGTTAAACAATGTAGCACGATTACAAGTATTAATTGCAAGGATGTAGCACAATTACAAGAAGATACTAGAAAACAATCAGCATTGAGTAAATTAAGAAAACTTAATCCTAAGACAATTGATCCTAAATTCACTGACGATTATTTTATTATTCCTGATATTTTACCTAAAGGTAATATGATTCAGATTATAGCTTTACCTAAAGTTGGTAAGTCTTTATTAGCTTATGATTTAATTGGTAGTTTAATCAATGAGGAAGAATTTTTAGGCTATAAAATTAATCAAAAAAATAAAAATGTATTGTTGATTCAGTGTGATGAAACACAAGCAGAAAGTGATCCTAGAATAGCGGTTAGATTAGGACGTTTTGATGAAAGAGTTAACATAATCAATGATTTTAATTTAGATGATGAAAATATCAAAGATTTTGAAATCTGGGTAGATGAAACTAAACCTAGTTTGATTCTGATTGATTCACTTAAAAGTATTAATAATGGTACTTATAATGAGAATGATTCATCTATTGCAGAACCATTATTAAAGATGAAAAAAATAGCGATGGATAATGACGCAACAATTATATTAATTCATCATGCTACTAAGAATAAAGAGAATAAAGCAACTGCTAAGTCTAGGGGTTCTACTGCGATACCAGCACTATGTCATTCAACTTGGGTATTAGATAATGTTAACGACATTAACGGCAGTGAAAGAGTCAAATTAAGTATCACTGGTAGATGCTCTCCTAAGAAATTTCTATTAGAGTTTGATGATCAATTTCATAGTTTTAATCTAATTAATGATGATCCAGAAATACAAAATACTGTCATTGAAAATGATTTACCAGTGAGTAAAACATTAGAGAAATTAATACCAGAATTGATTAAATCAGGTATCAATACTAAGAAAGATTTACTAATTAAAACTCAAGCTAATATAAAAACTCTTGAAAGAGCAATTAGAACATTAATCACTAATGGCAAAATTGAAAGATTAGGCGGAAAACAGAAACCATACTACGTTATAAAAACGGATCAAGAATGGATCAATAATGGATCAAATAATGGATCAGATAATGGATCAATAATGGATCACCCCATTGATCCATTCAGACAAAAAACGGATCATGTACCTGAAAGTATTGAAAATTCGTTAAATAAAACGGATCAAATGGATCAAGAAATGGATCAGGGTGTGTGTGAGGAAAAAACGGATCAAGACAGTGTGTGTGAAAAAGAGTATTATGTTTGTCTTAATAATTTTAATGATGATACTAATAAAGAAAAAAATCAAAAAGACTGTAATGAAGCGATTATGTTAATCAGGGATGAATTATCAGTTAACCATTGCACTAAAATCAAAAAAGTTCAACTTCAATTTATCAATACTCTATTAGGTACAAAATATAAATCTTTTAATCAATTAACTGATAGTGATATTGACAGAATGTTTGATTATTTAAAATTAGATTATCGTATCGCTAGTTAA
- a CDS encoding DUF2232 domain-containing protein has protein sequence MTTLPEDFNDDNWIDEEDDSLSPENKEQKYYSSPKLQSYQFKPATIALVESAFLASTASLIWLIDYYFRLGPFLKMLFPLPIALIYLRRGQRASIITTIVCGLLLGILMGPPRSIIYVIPYGLMGIQLGALWRNGVNWYLSIFIGSFIGCFGFFFRFWLFSILLGEDLWAYVISQVTSLADWIFLKLGIIAEPNIITIQILAVVVVLVNNLIYTLTVHLVGLLMFDRLNNPIPRPPQWLKVILDYE, from the coding sequence TTGACTACTCTACCCGAAGACTTTAACGATGATAACTGGATTGATGAAGAAGACGATTCTTTATCTCCAGAAAATAAGGAACAAAAATATTATTCCTCTCCGAAACTGCAATCATATCAGTTCAAGCCAGCAACGATCGCGTTGGTAGAAAGTGCCTTTTTAGCTAGTACAGCTAGTCTAATTTGGTTAATTGATTATTATTTTCGTTTAGGCCCTTTTTTGAAAATGCTTTTTCCTTTACCTATTGCTTTAATTTACCTACGTCGTGGTCAACGAGCATCTATAATTACTACGATTGTCTGTGGTTTATTACTAGGTATTTTAATGGGGCCACCTCGTAGTATTATTTATGTTATACCTTATGGCTTAATGGGTATTCAACTAGGCGCACTATGGCGCAACGGAGTGAATTGGTATCTCTCGATTTTTATAGGCAGTTTTATTGGTTGCTTTGGGTTTTTCTTTCGTTTTTGGTTATTTTCTATACTGCTAGGAGAAGACTTATGGGCTTATGTTATCAGTCAGGTAACAAGTTTAGCAGATTGGATTTTCTTGAAATTAGGCATTATCGCCGAGCCTAATATTATCACAATTCAAATTTTAGCGGTGGTTGTAGTATTAGTTAATAATTTGATTTACACTTTAACTGTTCATTTGGTAGGATTATTGATGTTCGATCGACTAAATAACCCTATTCCTCGTCCTCCCCAATGGTTAAAAGTTATTTTAGATTATGAATAA